A genomic segment from Torulaspora delbrueckii CBS 1146 chromosome 3, complete genome encodes:
- the MEF1 gene encoding Mef1p (similar to Saccharomyces cerevisiae MEF1 (YLR069C); ancestral locus Anc_8.18): MLLNCSVARGASYPSILSSLARCRAPARDLTRQLLIKKSFHASASAQSTYEEEKVVLDEMANKLKPSDIQAANKLRNIGISAHIDSGKTTFTERVLYYTGRIKAIHEVRGRDNVGAKMDSMDLEREKGITIQSAATYCSWEKEKQPYHFNLIDTPGHIDFTIEVERALRVLDGASFGCLCCIRCSIDKQLQLIVQMRRYNVPRVTFINKMDRMGSDPFRAIAQINSKLKTPAAAVQVPIGAESDLEGVVDIINRVALYNKGDNGEIIERGPVPESLKDLVEEKRQVLIEALADVDDHMAELFLDEQEPNPEQIVGAIRRATIARKFTPVLMGSALANTGIQPVLDAIVDYLPNPSEVLNTALDIAHEEAKVNLVPSAQQPFVGLAFKLEEGQYGQLTYIRVYQGRLRKGGYITNVKTGKKVKVSRLVRMHSNDMEDIDEVGSGEICATFGIDCSSGDTFTDGSVDYSMSSMYVPDAVVSLSIHPKTKDASNFSKALNRFQKEDPTFRVRFDAESKETIVSGMGELHLEIYVERMRREYNVECTTGKPQVSYRESITIPADFDYTHKKQSGGAGQFGRVIGTMSPVEEGNKHNTFETAVVGGRIPDKYLAACGKGFDEACEKGPLIGHKVIGVNMLINDGAIHAVDSNELAFKTATMAAFRDAFLRGQPVILEPIMTVTVTSSNEFQGNVIGSLNKLQAVIQDTDNGPDEFTIKAECPLSNLFGYATSLRASTQGKGEFTLEFSHYAPTGAHVQKELIAEFEKKQSQKK; the protein is encoded by the coding sequence ATGTTGCTCAACTGTTCTGTTGCTAGAGGTGCCAGCTATCCAAGCATTTTGAGTAGTCTGGCTAGATGTCGGGCTCCAGCTCGGGATCTAACGAGACAGCTGCTCATTAAGAAAAGCTTCCATGCTAGTGCTAGTGCTCAATCCACTTATGAGGAGGAGAAGGTTGTCTTGGATGAAATGGCTAATAAGCTAAAGCCATCTGATATTCAAGCAGCCAATAAATTGCGTAACATTGGTATCTCGGCGCACATTGATTCTGGTAAGACAACCTTTACTGAACGTGTTTTGTATTATACTGGTAGAATCAAGGCTATTCACGAAGTTAGAGGTCGTGATAATGTCGGAGCTAAGATGGATTCTATGGATTtagaaagagagaaaggTATCACAATTCAATCGGCTGCTACTTACTGTTCGTGGGAAAAGGAGAAACAACCATATCATTTCAACCTTATCGATACCCCAGGTCACATAGATTTCACTATTGAAGTGGAACGTGCCTTGCGAGTCTTAGATGGTGCTAGTTTTGGTTGTTTGTGCTGTATCAGGTGTTCAATCGACAAACAGTTACAGTTGATCGTACAAATGCGTAGATATAATGTCCCAAGAGTtaccttcatcaacaagatGGATCGTATGGGTTCAGATCCTTTCAGAGCTATTGCTCAAATCAACTCCAAATTGAAGACTCCTGCTGCAGCTGTGCAAGTTCCTATTGGCGCGGAATCCGACTTGGAAGGTGTAGTTGATATCATTAATCGTGTTGCTTTGTACAACAAAGGTGATAATGGTGAGATCATTGAGAGGGGCCCTGTTCcagaatctttgaaagatttggttGAGGAAAAGAGACAAGTTTTGATCGAAGCTTTGGCCGATGTAGATGATCATATGGCTGAATTATTCTTGGACGAACAAGAGCCCAATCCAGAACAAATTGTCGGTGCTATCCGTAGAGCTACTATCGCAAGAAAGTTTACACCGGTTTTGATGGGGTCTGCGCTTGCAAACACTGGTATTCAACCTGTTCTCGATGCGATCGTTGATTATTTGCCTAATCCATCCGAAGTTTTGAACACTGCATTGGATATCGCTCACGAAGAAGCTAAGGTGAATTTGGTCCCATCCGCTCAACAGCCATTTGTCGGTCTAGCGTTCAAACTGGAAGAAGGTCAATACGGACAACTTACTTATATTCGTGTCTACCAAGGTCGTTTGAGAAAGGGCGGTTACATCACCAATGTTAAGACCGGTAAGAAGGTGAAGGTTTCTAGATTAGTGAGAATGCACTCCAACGATATGGaagatattgatgaagttggcTCCGGTGAGATTTGTGCCACTTTTGGTATCGACTGTTCTTCTGGTGATACCTTCACCGACGGAAGTGTTGATTACTCGATGTCCTCAATGTACGTTCCCGATGCTGTCGTTTCATTGTCCATTCACCCAAAGACCAAGGATGCAAGTAATTTTTCGAAAGCATTAAATCGTTTCCAAAAGGAGGATCCAACTTTCAGAGTTAGGTTTGATGCTGAATCCAAGGAGACCATTGTATCCGGTATGGGTGAATTGcatcttgaaatttacGTGGAAAGAATGAGACGTGAATACAACGTTGAGTGCACAACCGGTAAGCCCCAAGTTTCCTATAGAGAATCCATTACCATTCCTGCTGACTTCGACTACACCCACAAAAAACAATCCGGTGGTGCTGGTCAATTCGGTAGAGTTATTGGTACCATGTCTCCAGTGGAAGAAGGTAACAAACACAACACCTTTGAGACCGCTGTCGTTGGTGGCCGTATCCCGGACAAGTACCTAGCAGCCTGTGGTAAAGGTTTCGATGAAGCTTGTGAGAAGGGTCCTTTGATCGGCCATAAGGTCATTGGTGTGAACATGCTGATCAACGATGGTGCCATTCATGCTGTCGACTCTAATGAATTGGCCTTCAAAACTGCAACCATGGCAGCATTCCGTGATGCCTTTTTGAGAGGTCAACCGGTCATTCTTGAGCCTATCATGACCGTGACTGttacttcttcaaatgaattCCAAGGAAATGTCATTGGTagtttgaacaagttgcAAGCAGTGATTCAAGATACAGATAATGGTCCAGACGAGTTCACCATTAAGGCTGAATGTCCTTTGAGTAATTTATTTGGTTACGCTACATCATTGAGAGCATCTACGCAAGGTAAAGGTGAGTTCACACTAGAGTTCAGCCACTATGCACCTACGGGCGCCCACGTTCAAAAGGAGTTGATCGCTGAAtttgagaagaagcaatCCCAGAAGAAGTAG
- the PET309 gene encoding Pet309p (similar to Saccharomyces cerevisiae PET309 (YLR067C); ancestral locus Anc_8.20) has translation MLRSTIPLARQCRKVDWGPDIPRKIQTILFKPSNGSLNKQDSAALNACFMGNLKEPPKLSYKERRYIIDFLSDRRAYPDLNKFGRRYLYSQERLYDFVDKVSFIELRQYLHSLLRTKNTILIDQLMSKVIAQFSITQKEAVTNFINSAYVLLHDEAKQEKWLDPTEPLVKWAKWMKLLNGHCNFTDYTHQRKLLKTLMFTLRESRDNEIEIFQKSLDIIKTAQGVSSTSQFASTVIYLSTHNRSFDLAEAIWDYKVENNLPIESSDLTCILKCYCHFKKYNLVEPTHSAYPEAQDEHSQFDYLLIAHSKLENWSALRDQFNALFNIGELPNIKHYGIVMYSMATIGELENVEKLYAQLLRRDMLPTYAVLQSLLYAHYKVGDLNACFAQFELFDKYSIRPSSSTYTLMFKVFRGLSNIEGALRLLKRITESDVSLISETHFALLIHMCAKFTNPLIAHELFHVMTQHYDIRPTSRSVAALMDVYIESGNPEKALSLFNEYNRDNIEGRISLFNKAIKAYTTMGDQHQCEVLFGKIVKLKLANDSEFFNVMLRYLVCLKRDYDSAERVIDQMLNHPTIKPDVTHFQVLMDAYDKISFREGIHNLYRKMNENEIPVNSKVLHYLIKATFKVQMRSQGDLEQSIQLLDRIMKNAAERTLDITFGQLHPSIVAWPMRAVAKYHSPMKALDLLNHYSHLFYPKEDFSINSKFTVMRSLLVVSAEIEQWDEFDSIFERYIARAEALMKAPSATTRNKKLNSLFKGLLVYKVRHLAATEKIYLLPDLLKKLSSEGYVIDNLSWNEAVKELFQDSRTIESGLQIINEKLIHGFNLIHKYRLLKRHAEETNSANRSWLLRQKKADPKSFQPTLYLSAETYSKTMEYMDRYLSSLTDLEGTLRTFIKDYPYFMKSYLMKPRTHINGWDKIEADHASYFAALRQSKRVTLHAQF, from the coding sequence ATGCTGCGAAGTACGATACCACTAGCAAGACAATGCCGCAAGGTGGACTGGGGCCCCGATattccaagaaagatcCAGACTATATTATTTAAACCTTCAAATGGATCGCTTAATAAGCAAGATAGTGCTGCTTTGAACGCTTGCTTTATGGGGAACTTGAAAGAGCCTCCAAAACTGTCCTATAAGGAGAGGAGATACATAATCGACTTCCTCTCTGATCGACGAGCTTATCCAGACCTGAACAAATTTGGCCGGAGGTATCTTTATTCTCAGGAAAGACTTTACGACTTCGTCGACAAGGTCTCTTTCATAGAGCTACGACAATACTTGCATTCATTATTAAGAACCAAAAACACTATCTTAATAGACCAGCTAATGTCCAAGGTAATAGCACAATTTTCTATCACACAGAAGGAGGCCGTTACAAACTTCATAAATTCGGCTTATGTTCTATTACATGATGAGGCAAAGCAGGAAAAATGGCTGGACCCAACCGAGCCGCTAGTTAAATGGGCTaaatggatgaaattgcTGAACGGGCATTGTAACTTCACAGACTACactcatcaaagaaaacttttgaagactttAATGTTTACGCTTCGAGAAAGTCGAGATAACGAAATAgagatatttcaaaaatctttggACATTATTAAGACTGCACAGGGAGTTTCGAGTACGTCACAGTTCGCAAGCACAGTAATATATCTATCAACCCATAACAGAAGCTTTGATCTGGCGGAAGCAATCTGGGATTACAAAGTTGAAAACAACCTTCCCATCGAGTCATCAGATTTGACTTGCATTCTAAAGTGTTACTGccatttcaagaaatacaatTTAGTGGAACCAACACATTCAGCATATCCGGAAGCTCAAGATGAGCATTCTCAGTTCGATTACTTGCTTATTGCTCACTCCAAGCTCGAAAATTGGAGCGCTCTGCGGGACCAGTTTAATGCATTATTTAATATCGGGGAGTTGCCAAATATCAAGCACTACGGCATTGTGATGTATTCGATGGCCACCATTGGTGAATTAGAAAATGTGGAAAAACTCTATGCCCAACTACTTCGAAGAGATATGCTCCCTACTTACGCAGTCCTCCAATCCCTCCTATATGCTCACTATAAAGTTGGAGATTTGAATGCCTGCTTCGCACAGTTTGAGCTATTTGACAAGTACTCAATTCGGCCAAGTTCCTCAACATATACTCTCATGTTCAAGGTATTCAGAGGGCTAAGCAACATCGAAGGTGCACTACGTCTTCTGAAAAGGATTACAGAGAGCGATGTAAGCCTAATTTCAGAGACACATTTTGCCCTCTTAATACACATGTGCGCCAAGTTCACGAATCCTTTGATTGCACATGAGCTTTTTCACGTTATGACACAACACTATGACATACGTCCCACTAGTCGCTCGGTTGCAGCGTTAATGGATGTATACATTGAAAGCGGAAACCCGGAGAAGGCCCttagtcttttcaatgaataCAATCGAGATAACATTGAGGGACGCATCTCGCTTTTCAACAAGGCTATAAAAGCTTATACCACCATGGGCGATCAGCATCAGTGCGAGGTGTTGTTCGGGAAGATTGTTAAGTTGAAGTTGGCCAACGACTCGGAGTTTTTTAATGTCATGCTTAGATACCTTGTTTGTCTAAAGAGGGACTACGATTCGGCAGAAAGAGTGATAGACCAGATGCTAAATCATCCCACCATCAAGCCAGATGTTACCCATTTTCAGGTACTGATGGATGCTTACGATAAAATTTCATTCCGTGAAGGGATTCACAATCTGTACAGAAAGATGAACGAAAATGAGATCCCCGTAAATTCCAAGGTGCTACATTACTTGATCAAAgcaactttcaaagttcaaatGAGGTCTCAAGGAGATCTGGAACAATCTATACAACTGTTAGACCGAATCATGAAAAACGCTGCCGAGAGGACTCTTGATATTACTTTTGGTCAATTGCATCCATCGATAGTCGCGTGGCCCATGAGGGCCGTCGCCAAATACCACAGCCCTATGAAAGCGTTGGACTTACTAAATCACTACAGCCATTTGTTTTATCCGAAAGAGGACTTTTCTATCAATAGTAAGTTCACCGTCATGCGTTCATTGTTAGTGGTTTCCGCGGAGATAGAACAGTGGGACGAGTTTGACAGCATTTTTGAACGGTACATTGCTAGAGCTGAAGCGCTCATGAAAGCACCCTCGGCTACTACTAGGAACAAAAAGCTCAACTCATTATTCAAAGGGCTTCTTGTATACAAAGTTCGCCATCTAGCTGctactgaaaaaatttACCTACTTCCTGATCTGTTAAAGAAGTTAAGCAGCGAAGGGTACGTGATAGACAACTTATCCTGGAACGAGGCTGTCAAAGAACTGTTCCAAGACTCTCGGACGATCGAAAGTGGTTTACAAATCATCAACGAAAAGCTGATTCATGGGTTCAATCTAATACACAAATATCGTTTACTGAAGAGGCATGCAGAGGAAACAAATTCTGCGAATCGATCATGGCTTCTGAGGCAGAAGAAAGCCGATCCAAAGAGTTTTCAACCTACACTTTATTTGTCCGCTGAGACTTATTCCAAGACTATGGAGTACATGGATCGCTATTTGTCGAGTTTAACGGATCTGGAAGGAACTTTAAGaactttcatcaaggatTATCCTTACTTCATGAAGAGCTACTTGATGAAACCAAGGACACATATAAATGGATGGGATAAGATTGAGGCCGATCATGCTTCTTACTTTGCAGCATTAAGACAGAGCAAGCGAGTTACGCTTCACGCacaattttga
- the FET5 gene encoding ferroxidase FET5 (similar to Saccharomyces cerevisiae FET5 (YFL041W); ancestral locus Anc_8.17), with protein MISSIFGLLVAVILVCSSVVDAKVHTFNFTTGWVDANPDGVHPKKMIGFNGQWPVPDIHVNKGDRVQIYLTNGFEDDTVTSLHFHGMFLRLSDGNKIQMDGPSMVTQCPISPGQTFLYNFTVADQVGTYWYHAHSGAQFGDGMRGAFIIHDEDEPFHYDEDMTIQLSDLYWKPYYDVQDEFLSRFNPTGAEPIPQNLLFNNTLNATLNFEPEKTYLLRFINSGLFVSQYVSLEDHEMTIVEVDGVYVKPNTTDLLYIATGQRMSVLVKAKKADPGKNFAIMQIMDELMLDVVPKDLVRNRTHQISYNENHEKPEPFYIDDFDKATEEFYLRPLDDIELLDHYDTQITFNLSLDNLGDGVNYAMFNGVSYVHPKVPTLTTVLTSGKLATDARIYGDNVNAYVLQKDEIIEIVVNNYDSGKHPFHLHGHNFQLIQKSPEYRPEADYPEEDQDDITVPYNESAPLTPFPDYPVLRDTVVLAPSGHIVIRFKADNPGVWFFHCHLDWHLTQGLGAVFIEDPLAVQEAETLSKTYKDVCSAANIPNQGNAAGHSDDWFNLDGLPRQPKPLPSGFKAKGYIAFIISTLMALYGIYAISDYGLSETIPDDQAVYDTLKNVLDSNGVAY; from the coding sequence GTTCCATATTTGGTCTGCTTGTAGCGGTGATTCTGGTTTGCAGTTCGGTGGTAGATGCCAAAGTCCACACTTTCAACTTCACTACAGGATGGGTTGATGCGAACCCTGATGGAGTCCATCCTAAGAAAATGATTGGTTTTAATGGCCAGTGGCCTGTTCCTGACATTCACGTCAATAAGGGGGATCGTGTGCAGATTTACTTGACTAACGGGTTCGAAGATGATACGGTTACTTCACTTCACTTCCATGGGATGTTCCTAAGGCTCAGTGATGGAAATAAGATTCAGATGGATGGGCCTTCGATGGTTACACAGTGTCCAATATCGCCAGGTCAGACGTTTCTCTACAACTTTACAGTCGCTGATCAGGTGGGGACTTATTGGTATCATGCACATTCTGGTGCGCAATTCGGTGATGGGATGAGAGGTGCATTTATTATTCATGACGAGGATGAACCATTTCACTACGATGAGGATATGACAATTCAACTTTCCGATCTTTATTGGAAACCTTATTACGATGTCCAGGACGAGTTTCTCTCAAGGTTTAATCCAACCGGTGCAGAACCCATTCCCCAAAACTTGCTTTTCAACAATACTTTGAATGCTACGTTGAACTTTGAACCTGAAAAGACTTATCTACTTCGTTTCATCAATTCGGGTTTATTTGTGTCCCAGTATGTTTCACTGGAGGATCATGAAATGACAATTGTGGAGGTAGACGGGGTTTATGTGAAACCAAACACTACAGACCTCTTGTATATTGCCACCGGTCAAAGGATGAGTGTGTTGGTTAAGGCTAAGAAGGCTGATCCAGGCAAGAATTTCGCCATTATGCAAATTATGGACGAGCTGATGTTAGATGTTGTGCCAAAAGACTTGGTTCGCAACAGAACTCACCAAATCTCATACAATGAAAATCATGAGAAACCAGAGCCATTCTATATCGACGATTTCGATAAAGCGACCGAAGAGTTTTACTTGAGGCCGCTAGACGATATCGAACTGCTCGATCACTACGACACTCAAATAACGTTCAACTTAAGCTTGGATAATCTTGGAGACGGTGTTAACTATGCTATGTTTAATGGCGTGTCATATGTTCATCCCAAGGTCCCAACTTTGACCACCGTTTTAACTTCTGGTAAGCTGGCTACAGATGCTCGTATCTATGGTGATAACGTCAATGCATATGTTTTACAAAAGGACGAAATCATCGAAATTGTGGTAAACAACTATGATTCGGGGAAGCACCCATTCCACTTGCATGGACATAACTTCCAACTTATTCAAAAGTCACCAGAGTATAGGCCAGAGGCTGATTATCCTGAAGAGGACCAAGACGACATCACTGTTCCATATAACGAGTCCGCTCCTTTGACACCCTTCCCTGATTATCCTGTCCTAAGAGACACTGTGGTCCTCGCGCCCAGTGGACACATTGTAATACGGTTCAAGGCAGATAATCCGGGTGTATGGTTCTTCCATTGCCACCTTGACTGGCATTTAACACAAGGTTTAGGAGCGGTTTTCATCGAAGATCCGCTAGCTGTCCAGGAGGCGGAGACTCTAAGTAAAACTTACAAAGATGTTTGTTCTGCGGCAAATATTCCCAACCAAGGGAATGCAGCTGGTCACTCTGACGACTGGTTTAACCTAGACGGCTTACCAAGACAACCAAAACCGCTCCCTTCAGGATTTAAGGCCAAAGGATACATCGCTTTCATCATATCGACGCTGATGGCGCTGTATGGAATTTACGCCATTTCTGATTACGGCCTTTCCGAAACGATTCCAGACGATCAGGCCGTCTACGATACCCTCAAAAATGTTCTGGATTCCAATGGAGTTGCATACTAG
- the FYV7 gene encoding Fyv7p (similar to Saccharomyces cerevisiae FYV7 (YLR068W); ancestral locus Anc_8.19) codes for MATAKQQHNRKKFTKEYKVKEIQKNLTQKARLKKEYLKALKEEGYSVPEKNHNGKSKDEIRKLKVGLREKGQKKLDEKKEIKKERKKEQREDAEARRRKELEDIKQVKIKMDERERRKKRLSKKTRTGQPRMGPKIDDLLSKIKEDDTYTR; via the coding sequence ATGGCTACCGCAAAACAGCAACATAATAGAAAGAAGTTCACCAAGGAATATAAAGTCAAAGAGATCCAGAAGAACCTGACGCAGAAGGCAAGATTGAAAAAAGAATACTTGAAAGCtctgaaagaagaagggtaTTCAGTTCCTGAGAAAAATCATAATGGGAAGTCAAAAGATGAGATCAGAAAGTTAAAGGTAGGACTGCGAGAGAAAGGTCAGAAGAAACTGGacgagaagaaagaaatcaagaaggaaaggaagaaagaacagCGAGAAGATGCTGAAGCACgtagaagaaaagaattggaagatataAAACAAGTCAAGATCAAGATGGACGAGCGtgaaagaaggaagaagaggctATCTAAGAAAACGAGAACAGGTCAACCGCGTATGGGGccaaaaattgatgatttacTAAGTAAGATCAAGGAGGATGATACTTATACAAGGTAG
- the SPC3 gene encoding signal peptidase complex subunit SPC3 (similar to Saccharomyces cerevisiae SPC3 (YLR066W); ancestral locus Anc_8.21) produces the protein MFSLAQRFQTVSNQVVTYACFIAAFVAITSWLQLAQNDAFSIPATINNIQPSINVRTSRYYGSQNGKPKQNSKIVFDIDADLSSLFNWNTKQIFVYLTAEYSGSEGRDTLNEVTYWDKIITSKDDAQLSLHNAKSKYSVWDLEEKFDGREANFQLKWNIQPWVGPLIYGQTEGNKTITFPVIEKTQKKVKQKVV, from the coding sequence ATGTTTTCTCTAGCACAACGTTTCCAAACTGTCTCCAATCAGGTTGTTACCTATGCCTGTTTCATAGCTGCGTTTGTCGCAATTACTTCATGGCTTCAACTCGCTCAAAATGATGCATTCTCGATACCCGCAACGATTAACAACATCCAGCCATCGATCAATGTGAGGACATCTAGGTACTACGGTTCACAGAATGGGAAACCCAAGCAAAACTCTAAAATTGTTTTCGATATTGACGCAGATCTATCCTCgttgttcaattggaatACAAAGCAGATATTCGTGTATCTGACGGCAGAGTACAGTGGTTCTGAAGGCCGTGATACGTTAAACGAGGTCACTTATTGGGATAAGATTATTACTAGCAAGGATGATGCGCAATTGAGTTTACATAATGCAAAATCCAAATACAGTGTGTGggatcttgaagagaagttTGATGGCCGGGAAGCTaatttccaattgaaatGGAACATCCAGCCTTGGGTTGGACCATTGATCTATGGACAAACGGAAGGGAACAAAACTATCACATTCCCAGTCATTGAGAAGACTCAAAAGAAGGTAAAGCAGAAAGTAGTTTGA